A single region of the Latilactobacillus curvatus JCM 1096 = DSM 20019 genome encodes:
- a CDS encoding oligosaccharide flippase family protein has protein sequence MKAKQFFKNFAYAISSNLVSLLISTIVVFIVPKIISIEQYGFFQLYIFYTSYVGVLHFGWFDGIYLRYGGTEYREINYSKFNSQFVMSFILEIIVALVIWSIALFKGGANNQFILEMCAIAVVLVNMQQMLLYILQGTNRIKEYVIVTVTNRFIYLGGILLCLIFSWTDYRYFVVSDLLGKLVTFGLAIYFCREIVFAKFSGFDFEEMRENIVVGSKLVFANFTSMLIIGIVRYGVQYRWGVKEFGKLSLTMNISNMMMVFVTAISLVLFPVLRRVSSEKYRLIYGHMRTIIMLVLFTGLLIYYPVATGLEIWLPKYKESLIYMGLLFPICIFDGKFELLVNTFMKTLRMEKILLNVNMISLIISILLTILNTFVFKSFSFIMISIVIILGVRSTIGEYYLQSKLNINLTARMIEEWVMVGLFMLISWSVSFPFSMIIYAAVLMIYVLINIRNIKDGYYYIKKIV, from the coding sequence ATGAAAGCTAAACAGTTTTTTAAGAATTTTGCATATGCAATTTCATCAAATTTAGTATCCTTATTAATATCTACGATTGTTGTTTTCATTGTTCCTAAAATAATTTCTATAGAACAATACGGCTTCTTTCAGTTGTATATATTTTATACCTCGTATGTTGGAGTACTACATTTCGGGTGGTTTGATGGAATCTACTTGCGATATGGTGGAACTGAGTATCGGGAGATAAATTACAGTAAGTTTAATTCTCAATTTGTTATGTCATTCATATTAGAAATTATTGTGGCGTTAGTAATTTGGAGTATTGCCCTATTTAAAGGGGGAGCAAATAACCAATTTATTTTAGAAATGTGTGCGATTGCTGTAGTTTTAGTGAATATGCAGCAAATGTTACTATATATTCTGCAAGGAACTAATCGTATAAAGGAATATGTAATTGTAACAGTGACTAATAGATTTATATATCTAGGTGGAATACTGTTATGTTTAATATTTAGTTGGACTGATTATCGTTACTTTGTTGTAAGTGACTTATTGGGGAAACTTGTTACTTTTGGATTAGCAATTTATTTCTGTCGAGAGATTGTATTTGCTAAATTTAGTGGTTTTGATTTTGAAGAAATGCGAGAGAATATAGTTGTGGGTTCGAAACTAGTGTTCGCAAACTTTACAAGTATGTTGATTATTGGGATTGTTCGATACGGGGTTCAATACAGATGGGGAGTTAAAGAATTTGGAAAACTATCGCTGACAATGAATATTTCTAATATGATGATGGTTTTTGTAACGGCAATTAGTTTGGTTCTATTTCCTGTGTTAAGAAGAGTTTCGTCTGAAAAATATAGACTAATTTATGGTCATATGAGAACGATTATAATGCTTGTTTTGTTCACGGGGTTACTGATTTACTACCCTGTTGCGACAGGACTTGAGATTTGGCTTCCAAAGTATAAGGAAAGTTTAATTTATATGGGATTGTTATTTCCAATATGTATATTTGACGGGAAATTTGAACTGCTGGTAAATACGTTTATGAAAACTTTAAGAATGGAGAAGATATTATTAAACGTTAATATGATTTCTCTAATCATATCTATTTTGTTAACTATTTTGAATACGTTTGTATTTAAAAGCTTTTCTTTCATTATGATTTCTATTGTTATTATCTTAGGTGTACGAAGCACTATTGGCGAATATTATTTGCAAAGTAAATTAAATATTAATTTAACAGCAAGAATGATTGAAGAATGGGTGATGGTTGGTTTATTTATG